A window of the Acidovorax sp. YS12 genome harbors these coding sequences:
- a CDS encoding cytochrome b → MTTHYTTTAKALHWGIATLIFCLLGLGFYMTGLPLSPSKLQLYSWHKWAGVSVFLLAAARLAWRATHRPPALPQHMGPLERLAAHAGHHLLYVLMFAIPLSGWLMSSAKGFQTVWFGVLPIPDLLGKDKALGDLLQTVHMGLNFTLVAVLLGHVGAALKHHFIDKDDVLTRMLARRA, encoded by the coding sequence ATCGCCACCCTGATTTTCTGCCTGCTCGGGCTGGGCTTCTACATGACCGGCCTGCCTCTCTCACCCAGCAAACTGCAGCTGTATTCGTGGCACAAATGGGCCGGCGTCAGCGTTTTCCTGCTGGCTGCCGCGCGCCTGGCGTGGCGCGCCACGCACCGCCCGCCGGCGCTGCCGCAGCACATGGGCCCGCTGGAGCGCCTGGCGGCGCATGCGGGCCACCACCTGCTGTACGTGCTGATGTTCGCCATTCCGCTGTCGGGTTGGCTGATGAGTTCGGCCAAGGGCTTCCAGACCGTGTGGTTCGGCGTGCTGCCGATTCCCGACCTGCTGGGCAAGGACAAGGCGCTGGGCGATTTGCTGCAGACCGTGCACATGGGCCTGAATTTCACCCTGGTTGCCGTGCTGCTGGGCCACGTCGGCGCGGCGCTCAAGCACCACTTCATCGACAAGGACGACGTGCTCACCCGCATGCTGGCCCGCCGCGCCTGA